One region of Salvia miltiorrhiza cultivar Shanhuang (shh) chromosome 3, IMPLAD_Smil_shh, whole genome shotgun sequence genomic DNA includes:
- the LOC131014528 gene encoding MADS-box protein SOC1-like: MVRGKVQMKRIENASSRQVTFSKRRNGLLKKAYELSVLCDADVALIIFSSKGRLYEFSSSNMQKSIERYMEVTKDRISGVEMEQNMQRIKNEAAFMAKKIELLENSQRMLLGHNLGWCSMDELEEIENRLERSLKSIRAQKVQLFNEETEKLIKKEKFLLDENQNLLQKIGLKLQHAAEMQKGIGSYGRSVVRSEAVTTELFIGLPTPCRN; the protein is encoded by the exons CGAGAATGCATCAAGCCGGCAGGTGACCTTCTCGAAGCGTCGAAACGGGCTGTTGAAGAAGGCGTATGAGCTCTCCGTTCTTTGCGACGCCGACGTCGCTTTAATCATCTTCTCTTCTAAAGGAAGGCTCTATGAATTCTCCAGCTCCAA CATGCAGAAATCAATTGAGAGATATATGGAAGTTACAAAAGATCGTATTTCAGGCGTGGAAATGGAACAGAACATGCAG CGCATAAAGAATGAAGCAGCATTCATGGCGAAGAAGATAGAGCTACTCGAGAATTCCCAACG GATGCTTTTAGGGCATAATCTGGGGTGGTGCTCCATGGATGAACTTGAAGAAATCGAGAACCGGCTCGAAAGAAGTCTTAAGAGCATAAGGGCCCAAAAG GTTCAATTATTCAATGAGGAAACagaaaaattgataaaaaag GAGAAGTTTCTATTAGATGAGAACCAAAACCTCCTGCAAAAG ATTGGATTGAAGCTACAGCATGCAGCAGAAATGCAGAAAGGAATTGGGAGTTACGGTAGAAGCGTAGTGAGATCGGAGGCGGTGACGACGGAATTGTTTATTGGCCTCCCAACGCCCTgcaggaattaa